The Syntrophorhabdales bacterium genome has a segment encoding these proteins:
- the pbpC gene encoding penicillin-binding protein 1C, with amino-acid sequence MARVRTGAPVSETNSVPARRFFNWFLRVCFILGICAILSACAVLFFAFRQPVPNIPPFDKVRLAYEKSDAVLLDRHGVAIHELRTDFDSRKLDWSPLNEISPALIQAVVHSEDKRFYAHAGVDPKAFCRAFVRNFSGSEKSGASTVTMQLAAILDKGVRPRSGRRSATQKWKQVRAACELERTWSKQEILEAYLNLVTFRGESQGIAAASRGLFRKEPSGLNERESFVLAALIRSPNAPVERVAKRAKLLALSLQSDVPSGEIERLAHAALAAPYYVRPKIAIAPHVALYLLRPGMREVASTLDSNLQTFAQGLLKQYLSDLQGQNVKDAAVLVLANKTGEVLAYVANGGLNPPASHVDGIRAKRQAGSTLKPFLYALAIDKRLITAATLLEDGPLDLPTERGIYRPENYDNRYRGLVPARIALASSLNVPAVRLLLLAGAESFVQKLGDLGFGPLQDGEYYGHSLALGTLDVSLWELTNAYRVFANDGWWNEATLRLHNNGSARRRAFSREAVFIVSDMLSDREARSSTFGLENPLSTNFWTASKTGTSKDMRDNWCIGWSSDYTVGVWVGNFSGQAMWNVSGISGAAPIWLGVMQYLHKARPSHSPSPPVAVVEARVSDNQPERAREWFIKGTEPAMLQPLKVWPRATITYPPSGTLISLDPDIPVPHQKIFFQASGSPRDARWVLDGELVGSGAMQPWTPIRGPHRLSLVSTDDTTLDSITFTVRD; translated from the coding sequence GTGGCACGGGTCAGAACAGGAGCGCCGGTGAGCGAAACGAACAGTGTTCCGGCTCGGCGGTTTTTTAACTGGTTTCTGAGGGTTTGTTTTATTCTTGGTATTTGCGCGATTCTGTCTGCCTGCGCGGTCCTATTTTTTGCCTTCAGACAGCCTGTTCCCAATATACCGCCTTTTGATAAGGTCCGGCTCGCTTATGAAAAATCGGATGCAGTGCTTCTTGATCGACATGGAGTCGCCATTCATGAGCTAAGGACGGATTTCGACAGCCGGAAACTGGACTGGTCGCCGCTGAATGAGATTTCTCCGGCTCTCATACAAGCGGTGGTTCACTCTGAGGATAAGAGATTCTATGCGCACGCAGGAGTTGATCCGAAGGCGTTCTGCCGCGCCTTTGTCCGCAACTTTTCAGGAAGTGAGAAAAGCGGCGCCAGCACTGTCACCATGCAGCTCGCCGCTATCCTCGACAAGGGCGTGCGGCCCCGGTCAGGGCGCCGCTCAGCAACACAGAAATGGAAGCAGGTGCGTGCGGCATGTGAACTGGAACGAACATGGTCAAAGCAGGAGATCCTGGAAGCATATCTGAACCTGGTGACCTTCAGGGGTGAGTCACAGGGAATTGCTGCGGCGTCACGGGGCCTCTTCCGAAAGGAGCCGAGCGGGCTCAACGAAAGGGAATCGTTTGTTCTCGCAGCCCTGATCCGTTCTCCCAACGCGCCTGTGGAACGCGTGGCAAAACGCGCAAAGCTCCTGGCCCTGTCCCTCCAATCGGATGTGCCTTCTGGTGAGATAGAGCGTCTGGCACATGCTGCTCTTGCCGCACCCTATTATGTGAGGCCGAAGATTGCAATTGCGCCTCACGTTGCTCTTTATCTCCTCAGGCCCGGTATGAGAGAGGTCGCATCGACACTGGACAGTAATTTGCAGACATTCGCCCAGGGCCTGCTGAAACAGTATTTGTCGGATCTTCAGGGACAGAACGTAAAGGATGCGGCAGTGCTGGTCCTTGCAAACAAAACGGGTGAGGTGCTGGCATACGTCGCGAACGGCGGTCTGAACCCGCCGGCGAGCCATGTTGACGGTATCAGAGCAAAACGGCAGGCAGGCTCCACCCTCAAGCCTTTTCTCTATGCGCTGGCAATCGATAAACGTCTCATAACCGCTGCCACATTGCTGGAAGACGGGCCCCTCGATCTCCCTACCGAAAGGGGTATCTACAGACCGGAGAATTACGACAACAGATATCGCGGGCTTGTACCTGCGCGCATAGCGCTTGCATCTTCTCTCAATGTGCCAGCGGTCAGACTTCTGCTCCTGGCAGGTGCGGAATCTTTCGTGCAGAAACTGGGGGACCTTGGCTTCGGACCCCTTCAGGATGGAGAGTACTACGGGCATTCTCTGGCTTTGGGAACGCTTGACGTAAGCCTCTGGGAGCTGACAAATGCATATAGAGTCTTCGCCAACGACGGATGGTGGAACGAGGCAACGCTCCGGTTGCATAACAACGGAAGCGCGCGACGGCGCGCCTTTTCGAGAGAGGCCGTCTTCATCGTGAGCGACATGCTCTCCGACCGCGAGGCCCGAAGCAGCACGTTTGGCCTTGAGAACCCCCTTTCAACAAACTTCTGGACAGCCTCGAAAACCGGTACGAGCAAAGACATGAGAGACAACTGGTGTATCGGATGGTCAAGCGATTACACAGTTGGTGTGTGGGTCGGTAACTTCTCCGGCCAGGCCATGTGGAATGTGAGCGGGATCTCCGGTGCAGCGCCCATATGGCTCGGCGTCATGCAATATCTCCACAAGGCACGCCCCTCCCACAGCCCGTCGCCACCTGTCGCTGTTGTCGAGGCGAGAGTTTCGGATAACCAACCGGAGCGCGCACGAGAGTGGTTTATCAAAGGCACAGAACCGGCCATGTTGCAGCCTCTCAAGGTGTGGCCTCGCGCTACGATAACCTATCCTCCTTCCGGGACGCTGATCTCGCTCGACCCTGACATACCGGTCCCCCACCAGAAGATATTTTTTCAGGCTTCAGGTTCTCCAAGAGATGCGAGGTGGGTCCTGGACGGCGAGCTGGTAGGCAGCGGCGCAATGCAGCCGTGGACGCCGATCCGCGGCCCTCACCGCCTCTCTCTCGTCAGCACCGATGATACAACCCTCGACTCGATCACCTTCACTGTCAGGGACTGA